Within the Drosophila miranda strain MSH22 chromosome Y unlocalized genomic scaffold, D.miranda_PacBio2.1 Contig_Y2_pilon, whole genome shotgun sequence genome, the region CGCGTCTTCCGTCACCGCAACTAAGGCCCCGAAGAACGCCCAATTGTTAAATAATGTCATAGGCCACAACAAAGGGTTCTTTGCCGTGGAATCTGTTAATGTTTTGTGAGAAGGTGGAGTGTAAATAAACGAtgaaaagcgaaaagaaaatgGACTATTGTGAGAGTACTTCTTGCATCAATCCATATCCATTCGTTGAGAGAAGTAGGCGACGCCTGATACAGCACGACGTTCAGCTATGGAATACACATTGACTGACCCATCTGTAGGATGATCAGCAATCGCTCCCAATCCATTCCGTTTGACACAGTGCCAGTAGTAACCCAGTTGGCTTTAGAATGTTTGACAGAGGACAGAGGAGATGACCGTCGCCAGAGGAGGACCTGCTGCGGCTGTTTCGAGTCTATATTCAACTGGATTCCGGTGATCTTCATAGTCTGCCTCATAGTCTATTCGTACTACGTATATGTGTGGCACTTGTGCCTGCAGAGCATGAAGCATCACTCGGCTATCGTCTTGGGTGTGGTCCTCTTCTGGTAtcacctgctgctgctgatgttcctcTGGAGCTACTGGAGCAGCATGTGGGCGAAGGTCATGCCAATTCCGGCTGAGTGGAGCATACCCGACGCGGACTGGACGCGTCTGAGCAGAGCCAACGGCCTGGAGGAGAGGAGGCGCATTCTGAGCCACGTAGCTCTGAGATTGCCCATCACGATGTGCGATCAGAACGGTGTCGTGCGATACTGTGGACAGTGCCGGCTCATCAAGCCGGATCGGGCCCACCACTGCCGGACCTGTCAGGGCTGCATCCTCAAGATGGACCACCACTGTCCCTGGGTGAACAGCTGCGTGCACTTCCACAACTACAAGTTCTTCCTGCTGTTCCTGATCTACGCCTCGCTCTACTGCCTGTACGTCCTAGTGACCCTGCTGCTCGAGCTCCACCATGCCTGGGGATTTGACTTTGACAACTTGGACCTGAACTCGCTGCACACCATGATCCCAATCGTCCTCGCCCTGATTTTCACCGGCGCCACTGTGATTTTGCTGGGCCTCCACATCTACCTTTTGCTCTTGAACCGCACCACCATGGAGTCGGCTCATGCTCCTATGTTCTGCATTGGTGGCCGCACCAGGAAAGCCTTCAACCTGGGCTGCTGCGCCAACCTGTGCGAGGTTTTCGGCGATAGATGGTACCTGTGGCCACTGCCCGCCTACAGCAGCCGCGGCGACGGCCTCACCTTTCCCCTACGGGATGGCTCCGTTAGTTCTGCCAGTTCTGCTGATTACTAATACGAGTATCTGTATTAAAGCCAATGGTACAATACAGCCGGGGAAGCTCCATCAATGTCTTAATTTTCGATTCATTGGCAGCAAGTGTATCtgccaccacaccacaccagcCCAGAGCAGTGCAGAGCAGTGCAGTCCCGCTGAGTGGCCAATTTCCACACATTTCCACATTGCCACAGATCGCAGTCGTTTATAAAACGCTTAACATTCGTGACATATTTCGCATTTGGCTGCGCGTCGGGCACAGAAATTTGTAGACTTTATCCATTAGGAAAACAATTACGAGTGCAAACAATGGCCAGCGTCCACTATATCTGGCTCCGCTCCGCGGGATGGAAAGAAGGGCTCCCTGGCCGGAGGCACAGCCAGAAGCATTGAGCATATGTTGTAACGTGCAACCACGATGTAGGCGAGATGGTCCTCTCAGCTTGGAGCGGCACGCTGTCAATTTTCCGGCTACTGGCTCGTCGGCCACGAGTGTGGTGTTCTTATGTATTTTGCTCCTAAGCTGAGGCCTACCCTATTATTATTTTACATTTAATGCATGTCACTAAGCCATTTGAAACCGGACGGAAAGCACAACACCTAAAACGAAAGACAATAACTGCACTGGTGAACGGACAACGACAAGAATTCCTCAGCTGTTCATGAGGAGTGATGttcgcccaccctaccttggTCTTGTTGTGCCCTATAACACATGATTTGCTACAAGACCCCTTATATTATGGGGGACCTACAGGGGCTTGCTGCAGGAGATCAAACACTATTGCCTATACTCACACATTATAAACATTTATTCATTGCTTATGACTAAAATTCTTGATCCCTTGTAATTAAGTTTATTCATTAGTTTCTCCCTTCCCCGAGTATTGGCTACGacttaattttaaataaaatagagTGAAGTAATGTAAATAAGTAAGAAGCTTAGATTAGATATGTTTGAGAACAGGTAATTTGAATAGGaatgaaaacaaaagaaatgtaAGAAATTTTAATCTGAGCATTCGCTGGGCATATCGATCCATCAAAAGGGAAGGTGTAATGCGCGAGAGACGTAGGAAAAATAATCAAGAGGAGAGCAATTATTTACGACTTTCTGATGCCCTCTCTTTTCATCCCACTAATTGGGTGTGCTGACGAACCTTCAGAGCATTCGCCACACCAAAAAAATTGAAGataatttatttgtttaattaaaacgACTTACAGGAACCTCCATCGACGAAGCGCTACCGACTTGGGTTTCtgaaaagtttaaaaaaagaacacacacaattcgcacacacaaaaaaagtgAAACGACGACCGAGTGGCTCAGGCAGGTCGAGCTAATTTTACTGTGAATTTCTATCTCTCTTCTTCCCGTCCCTCACGACCCTTCCGCATTCCTCTGCGCTCAGTCTCGCATTCCTCTTTGCGGATCACCGGCGCCTATCGAGCACCGGTAAGTGGGGGCTCGCCCACAGCGGCAAAGTTAGGTGGAGAAAAAGGGAAAGGGATAGAGAGATCAAGAAGCCTAAATGAAGAGGGACAATGAAATAGCTCGAGTAAAAATGCTTAGAGCATATGACTGTGTTACGTTATTTTTagacccgatactcaaaatgagtattgggtattgagtattgagccctgtctgtctgtctgtccgtccgtctgtccgtcctcttcagcgcctagtgctcaaagactataagagctagagcaacgatgttttggacccagacttctgtgatatgtcactgctacaaaaatatttcaaaacttcgccccgcacacttccgcccccacaaaggacgaaaatctgtggcatccacaattttaaaaatatgagaaaaccaaaaacgtagaactgtagagaatgaccatatctttaagactgcggaatctgaattggatcgtattattattatagccagcatcaagaaaacaatttcattttttctcgccctgtctctctctaacacacacgtagcataggcggctttgcttagagtaaaacattagcgcctagatctcagagactacaaaagctagagcaaacaaatttggtatccacactcctaatatatcggaccgagacgagtttgtttcaaaatttcgccacacccccttccgcccccgcaaaggacgaaaatctggggatattcaaaaatctcagagactattaaggccagagtaaccaaatttggtatccgcactcctgttagatcttactataaaacgtgtatctcaaaatttcgccccacccccttccgcccacacaaaggacgaaaatctgttgcatccacaatattgcacattcgacacaactaaaaacgcagaatcatagataatgaccatatctatcagattgctgaatctggatcagatcagatcatttttatagccaaaaggaacaaatcaatttgcactggctacgcagcccccgacgtcacgctcagactgattttctgtctctctcgcacgcactccttgtagagtcgtttaatattagcggcgtctgccggaggagagccatactgacttagtatcgggtataactgtagagttgcggtctccgcagcaactcacaacgttccccctcgttatactggatactcaaaatgagtattggggtatattagatttgtggtaaaagtggatgtgtgtaacgtccagaaggaatcgtttccgaccccataaagtatatatattcttgatcagcatcaatagccgagtcgattgagccctgtctgtctgtccgtctgtccgtccgtccgtccgtctgtccgtccccttcagcgcctagtgctcaaagactataaaagctagagcatcgatgttttggacccagacttctgtgatatgtcactgctacaaaaatatttcaaaacttcgccccgcacacttccgcccccacaaaggacgaaaatctgtggcatccacaattttaaaaatatgagaaaaccaaaaacgtagaactgtagagaatgaccatatctttaagactgcggaatctgaattggatcgtattattattatagccagcatcaagaaaacaatttcattttttctcgccctgtctctctctaacacacacgtagcataggcggctttgcttagagtaaaacattagcgcctagatctcagagactacaaaagctagagcaaccaaattttgtatccacactcctaatatatcggaccgagacgagtttgtttcaaaacttcgccacacctccttccgcccccgcaaaggacgaaaatctggggatattcaaaaatctcagagactattaaggctagagtaaccaaatttcgccacacccccttccgcccccgcaaaggacgaaaatctggggcatccacaaatctcagagactattagggctagagtaaccaaatttggtatccgcacttctgttagatctcactataaaacgtatatctcagaatttcgccccacccttttccgcccccacaaagaacgaaaatctgttgcatccacaatattgcacattcgagaaaactaaaagcgcagaatcagagataatgaccatatctatcagattgctgaatctggatcagatccgATTTTTTTTATAGctaaaaggaacaaatcaatttgcactggctacgcagcccccgacgtcacgctcagactgattttctgtctctctcgcacgcactccttgtcgtgtcgtttaatattagcggcgcctgtcggaggagagccatactgacttagtatcgggtataactgtagagttgcggtctccgcagcaacttacaacgttccccctcgttagttttctcgaatgtgcaatattgtggatgcaacagattttcgtcctttgtgtgggcggaagggggtggggcgaagttttgaaatattcttgtagcagtgacatatcacagaagtctggatccaaaccatcgttgctctagctcctatagtctttgagcagtaggcgctgaaggggacggacggacggacggacggacggacagacggacagacggacagacagacagacagacagggctcaatcgactcggctattgatgctgatcaagtatatatatactttatggggtcggaaacgattccttctggacgttacacacatccacttttaccacaaatctaatataccccaatactcattttgagtatcgggtataacgaggggaacgttgtgagttgctgcggagaccgcaactctacagttatacccgatactaagtcagtatgtagaattgtagagaatgaccatatctttaagactacggaatctgaattggatcgtattattattatagccagcatcaagaaaacaatttcattttttctcgccctgtctctctctaacacacacgtagcataggcggctttgcttagagtaaaacattagcggctagatctcagagactaaaaaagctagagcaaccaaatttggtatccacactcctaatatatcggaccgagacgagtttgtttcaaaatttcgccacacccccttccgcccccgcaaaggacgaaaatctggggatattcaaaaatctcagagactattaaggctagagtaaccaaatttggtatccgcacttctgttagatctcactataaaacgtatatctcagaatttcgccccacccttgtccgcccccacaaaggacgaaaatctgttgcatccacaatattgcacattcgagaaaactaacgaaggggaacgttgttagttgctgcggagaccgcaactctacagttatacccgatactaagtcagtatggctctcctccgacagacgccgctaatattaaacgacacgacaaggagtgcgtgcgagagagacagaaaatcagtctgagcgtgacgtcgggggctgcgtagccagtgcaaattgatttgttccttttggctataaaaaaaatcggatctgatccagattcagcagtctgatagacatggtcattatctctgattctgcgcttttagttttctcgaatgtgcaatattgtggatgcaacagattttcgtcctttgtgggggcggaaaatggtggggcgaaattctgagatatacgttttatagtgagatctaacagaagtgcggataccaaatttggttactctagccctaatagtctctgagatttgtggatgccccagattttcgtcctttgcgggggcggaagggggtgtggcgaaatttggacacgaaacggtcaaggtccgatatcacaggagtgtggataccaaatttggttgctctggctcttataggttctgagatccttgaactcatattttgcaattggcaaagccgaccatgaaacctgtgtgttagagagagacagagcgagaaaga harbors:
- the LOC108158028 gene encoding palmitoyltransferase ZDHHC15B — its product is MISNRSQSIPFDTVPVVTQLALECLTEDRGDDRRQRRTCCGCFESIFNWIPVIFIVCLIVYSYYVYVWHLCLQSMKHHSAIVLGVVLFWYHLLLLMFLWSYWSSMWAKVMPIPAEWSIPDADWTRLSRANGLEERRRILSHVALRLPITMCDQNGVVRYCGQCRLIKPDRAHHCRTCQGCILKMDHHCPWVNSCVHFHNYKFFLLFLIYASLYCLYVLVTLLLELHHAWGFDFDNLDLNSLHTMIPIVLALIFTGATVILLGLHIYLLLLNRTTMESAHAPMFCIGGRTRKAFNLGCCANLCEVFGDRWYLWPLPAYSSRGDGLTFPLRDGSVSSASSADY